One segment of Alistipes finegoldii DSM 17242 DNA contains the following:
- the pnuC gene encoding nicotinamide riboside transporter PnuC encodes MDWKLILQIAGVMLGLLYLWLEYRADIRLWIVGLVMPLVHGALYYKAGLYADCSMQVYYVLAGLYGWLVWRNAPHKKAKTARNAAAGQPAQTAGSEALAGGHNSQPDRNTTAGHSDQTACNAGPEAAQTARSAEPAAVRIGHTPLCYAAGLTAVYAAAHTGIYFLLSRFTNSTVPFWDAMTTAASIVAMWMLSRKYIEQWLVWLAVDLITIGLYLYKGIPLTAGLYALYSALAVAGYLRWRKLAAQETTGAAK; translated from the coding sequence ATGGATTGGAAACTTATCCTGCAGATCGCCGGCGTGATGCTGGGGCTGCTCTATCTCTGGCTCGAATACCGCGCCGACATCCGGCTGTGGATCGTGGGACTCGTCATGCCGCTGGTCCACGGCGCGCTCTACTACAAGGCGGGGCTGTACGCCGACTGCTCGATGCAGGTCTACTACGTGCTGGCAGGACTCTACGGATGGCTCGTGTGGCGAAACGCCCCACACAAAAAAGCCAAGACGGCCCGGAACGCGGCAGCAGGACAACCAGCCCAAACAGCCGGAAGCGAAGCACTCGCGGGGGGACACAACAGCCAACCGGACCGGAACACAACGGCGGGACATAGCGACCAAACGGCCTGCAATGCAGGACCCGAAGCGGCCCAAACAGCCCGGAGCGCAGAACCCGCCGCCGTCCGGATCGGGCATACGCCCCTGTGCTATGCAGCAGGACTGACCGCAGTCTACGCCGCGGCGCACACCGGAATCTATTTCCTGCTCTCCCGATTCACCAACAGTACCGTGCCCTTCTGGGACGCGATGACCACGGCGGCAAGCATCGTGGCGATGTGGATGCTCTCGCGCAAATACATCGAACAGTGGCTCGTCTGGCTGGCCGTCGATCTGATAACGATCGGGCTGTATCTCTACAAGGGAATCCCCCTCACCGCGGGACTCTACGCCCTCTACTCGGCGCTGGCCGTGGCCGGATACCTGCGCTGGCGCAAGCTCGCGGCACAAGAAACGACCGGCGCCGCAAAGTAA
- a CDS encoding porin family protein produces MIRKIVVTSLLVVCALSAAAQRPRARIEWGVLGGINIPDYTTNMSGTDVKNKLGWQAGITTAVNLGAFAVEPQILYVRQGLRIRPEGQKEINLKSNSIDVPVLLSFRLLRPVRIYAGPVFTVMNDCKQKSGGDLLDFGRVRPTMSYTVGAGVKLLGHLLVDLRYNGQFKSKKDVVLPDGGKLDKLRTYNVALNFGYLF; encoded by the coding sequence ATGATTCGTAAGATCGTAGTAACCTCTTTGCTGGTCGTTTGCGCGCTCTCTGCCGCGGCGCAGCGGCCCCGCGCCCGGATCGAATGGGGCGTATTGGGCGGCATCAACATCCCCGACTATACGACCAACATGTCGGGCACCGACGTCAAGAACAAACTGGGCTGGCAGGCCGGTATCACCACGGCGGTCAATCTGGGGGCTTTCGCCGTCGAACCGCAGATACTCTATGTGCGTCAGGGACTCCGCATCCGCCCCGAAGGGCAGAAGGAGATCAACCTCAAGTCCAATTCGATCGACGTGCCGGTGCTGTTGTCGTTCCGCCTGCTGCGTCCCGTGCGGATCTATGCCGGTCCCGTCTTTACGGTGATGAACGACTGCAAGCAGAAGTCGGGCGGCGACCTGCTCGATTTCGGCCGCGTGCGTCCCACGATGTCCTACACGGTGGGCGCGGGAGTCAAGCTGCTGGGCCATCTGCTGGTGGACCTGCGCTACAACGGCCAGTTCAAAAGCAAGAAGGACGTGGTGCTTCCCGACGGCGGCAAGCTCGACAAACTCCGCACGTATAACGTGGCGCTTAACTTCGGATACCTTTTTTAG
- a CDS encoding aminoacyl-histidine dipeptidase, which produces MNDTRNLAALKPALVWKHFAQIVRIPRPSSHEEKIRKYVMDFAREKGLECKEDAAHNVYVRKPASKGMEDRKGVVLQAHLDMVPQKNNDKKFDFTKDAIDAYVDGEWVTADGTTLGADNGIGAAAILAVLEDDSLVHGPLEALFTATEETGMDGAFGLKKGLLHGDILLNLDSETEGELYVGCAGGLDANIVFKYAAEPTPARNYTAARITVKGLKGGHSGIQIVCQRANANKVLFRFLNAASASRDLVLCSVDGGGLRNAIPREAEAVVMVKTKEYEAFAKELKAYEKVIKAEYAGIEDAVSIKLKECEAPKERIAADVAAQLTKAVVGCPDGVQRMSVSMPGLVQTSSNLARVVSDGKSVKLQCLLRSSVNSEKAALGEAIAAVFSLAGAKVQLTGSYDGWNPNMESPILKAMTASYKALYGKEPAVTAIHAGLECGIIGSKYPKMDMISFGPTICYPHSPDEKVEIASVGKFYDFMVDTLRNIPKK; this is translated from the coding sequence ATGAACGACACACGCAATCTCGCGGCCCTGAAGCCGGCGCTGGTCTGGAAGCATTTCGCTCAGATCGTACGCATTCCGCGCCCCTCGTCGCACGAGGAGAAGATCCGCAAATACGTCATGGATTTCGCACGGGAGAAAGGACTCGAATGCAAGGAGGACGCCGCACATAACGTCTATGTCCGCAAACCCGCCTCGAAAGGCATGGAGGACCGCAAGGGCGTGGTCCTGCAGGCCCACCTCGACATGGTGCCCCAGAAGAACAACGACAAGAAGTTCGACTTCACGAAAGATGCGATCGACGCCTATGTCGACGGCGAGTGGGTGACGGCCGACGGCACGACGCTCGGTGCGGACAACGGCATCGGCGCGGCGGCCATTCTGGCCGTGCTGGAGGACGATTCGCTGGTACACGGTCCGCTGGAAGCGCTCTTCACGGCCACCGAGGAGACGGGGATGGACGGCGCGTTCGGGCTGAAAAAGGGGCTGCTGCACGGTGACATCCTGCTGAATCTCGACTCGGAGACCGAGGGCGAGCTGTACGTGGGCTGCGCCGGAGGGTTGGACGCGAACATCGTCTTCAAATATGCCGCCGAGCCGACGCCCGCGCGCAACTACACCGCGGCCCGGATCACAGTCAAGGGACTCAAGGGCGGCCATTCGGGCATTCAGATCGTCTGCCAGCGCGCCAACGCCAACAAGGTGCTGTTCCGTTTCCTGAACGCCGCGTCGGCGTCGCGCGATCTGGTGCTCTGTTCGGTGGACGGCGGCGGCCTGCGCAACGCCATTCCCCGCGAAGCCGAGGCGGTCGTGATGGTCAAAACCAAGGAGTACGAAGCTTTCGCCAAGGAGCTGAAAGCCTATGAAAAGGTCATTAAGGCCGAATATGCCGGCATTGAGGACGCCGTGTCGATCAAACTGAAGGAGTGCGAAGCCCCGAAGGAGCGGATCGCTGCCGACGTGGCCGCCCAGCTGACCAAAGCCGTTGTGGGATGTCCCGACGGCGTGCAGCGCATGTCGGTGTCGATGCCCGGACTGGTGCAGACTTCAAGCAACCTCGCGCGCGTGGTCTCCGACGGCAAGAGCGTCAAACTGCAGTGCCTGCTGCGCAGCTCGGTGAACTCGGAGAAGGCCGCGCTGGGCGAAGCGATCGCCGCGGTATTCTCTCTGGCCGGGGCCAAGGTACAGCTCACGGGCAGCTACGACGGCTGGAATCCGAACATGGAGTCGCCGATCCTCAAGGCCATGACTGCTTCCTACAAGGCCCTCTACGGCAAGGAACCCGCCGTGACGGCGATTCACGCCGGACTCGAATGCGGCATCATCGGCAGCAAATATCCCAAGATGGACATGATTTCGTTCGGACCCACGATCTGCTATCCCCACTCGCCCGACGAGAAGGTGGAGATCGCGTCGGTGGGCAAGTTCTACGACTTCATGGTCGATACGCTGCGCAATATTCCCAAAAAGTAG
- a CDS encoding MmcQ/YjbR family DNA-binding protein, protein MDVLTFRDYCLSLPMAEETTPFDETTLVYKVGGKMFACADMAEFEWVAVKCDPAEAVLLREQYDEVSAAWHFNKRHWNAVRTTGDLPDGFIREQIRNSYLLVLRCSVTPKALREEILAYVGEHGLPE, encoded by the coding sequence ATGGATGTACTGACTTTCCGCGACTACTGTCTGTCGCTGCCGATGGCCGAAGAGACTACGCCCTTCGACGAAACGACCCTTGTCTACAAGGTCGGGGGCAAGATGTTCGCCTGCGCCGACATGGCCGAATTCGAATGGGTCGCCGTGAAATGCGATCCGGCCGAAGCCGTGCTGCTGCGTGAGCAGTACGACGAGGTGAGTGCGGCGTGGCACTTCAACAAACGCCACTGGAACGCCGTCCGCACCACGGGCGACCTGCCCGACGGCTTTATCCGCGAGCAGATTCGCAACTCTTACCTGCTGGTGCTGCGGTGCAGCGTGACGCCCAAGGCGCTGCGCGAGGAGATCCTCGCCTATGTCGGGGAGCACGGCCTGCCGGAATAG
- a CDS encoding MFS transporter, which translates to MRVGKVDKRVLGPVLMGFFIMGFCDMVAPITGRIALEFPASRQAAVSFLPTMVFLWFLVLSTPLAALMNRIGRKATALIGYAFTVVGLMVPYVAGEGCALGWYFAGFGLLGVGNTAIQVAINPLLATIVPGERMTSYLTVGQIFRNTSLLLLAPIVTALVALTGSWRLLLPIYAGLTVLGGIWLQATSVAEPPRSDRAAGMADCFRLLGNPTVLLCTLGVACFIAGDVGIGFLSVRLIDNPDSILTTTGFYACRIVGTLVGAWVLVRVSDVKYLRWNMAGALALCAVLLLVRGETAVYAAVGLTGFAMACVFATFYAVATKAVPEKANEVAGLMILAISAGAVSGPVCGAIVRWSGDAHWGMLFVALCVGYMLWASFKLKIKQ; encoded by the coding sequence ATGCGTGTCGGTAAAGTAGATAAACGAGTGCTCGGCCCCGTGCTGATGGGCTTCTTCATAATGGGTTTCTGCGATATGGTGGCCCCGATCACGGGACGTATCGCACTGGAGTTTCCCGCGTCGCGGCAGGCGGCCGTGAGTTTCCTGCCCACGATGGTTTTCCTGTGGTTTCTGGTGCTCTCCACGCCGCTGGCCGCGCTGATGAACCGCATAGGCCGCAAGGCAACCGCGCTGATCGGCTACGCCTTTACGGTCGTCGGTCTGATGGTCCCCTACGTTGCGGGCGAAGGGTGCGCGCTGGGGTGGTATTTCGCCGGCTTCGGACTGCTGGGCGTGGGCAATACGGCGATTCAGGTGGCGATCAACCCCCTGCTGGCCACCATCGTACCGGGCGAGCGGATGACCAGCTACCTCACCGTGGGCCAGATCTTCCGCAACACCTCGCTCCTGCTGCTGGCGCCGATCGTCACCGCACTCGTGGCGCTCACCGGATCGTGGCGTCTGCTGCTGCCGATCTATGCGGGCCTTACGGTGCTGGGCGGCATCTGGCTGCAGGCGACTTCGGTAGCCGAACCGCCGCGCAGCGACCGCGCCGCGGGCATGGCCGACTGCTTCCGGCTGCTGGGAAACCCGACGGTGCTGCTCTGCACGCTGGGCGTGGCGTGTTTCATCGCGGGCGACGTGGGGATCGGATTCCTCTCGGTGCGGCTGATCGACAACCCCGATTCGATACTCACCACCACGGGCTTCTACGCCTGCCGCATCGTCGGCACGCTCGTCGGGGCGTGGGTGCTGGTGCGGGTGTCGGACGTGAAATACCTGCGCTGGAACATGGCGGGGGCTTTGGCGCTCTGCGCCGTGCTGCTGCTGGTGCGCGGCGAAACGGCGGTCTACGCCGCCGTGGGGCTGACGGGATTCGCCATGGCCTGCGTTTTCGCGACGTTCTACGCCGTGGCGACCAAGGCCGTGCCCGAAAAGGCCAACGAAGTGGCGGGACTGATGATTCTGGCCATCTCGGCGGGAGCCGTTTCGGGACCCGTCTGCGGGGCCATTGTCCGCTGGAGCGGCGATGCGCACTGGGGCATGCTGTTCGTCGCCCTGTGCGTGGGCTACATGCTCTGGGCGAGCTTCAAACTGAAAATAAAGCAATAA
- a CDS encoding diacylglycerol/lipid kinase family protein — MEADKVKWFVIVNPVAGGGRGLDHFPQISKLLRDAHIVCEPVFTEHKFHATELTVSAVKEGYRNIIVVGGDGTLHEVVNGLFIQQEVCPDEVLLAVIAVGTGNDWVRTFGISNRYQDAVKAIGEGYSFLQDVGVVSYEESHYRQSRYMANVAGAGFDARMVRKLSHLKKKGRKSRWRSTWCLVKNFFRYKSTGVKVWVDDRLVYNNLLFSIAIGICKYNVGGMQQLPDAVADDGMLDVSLVRPVHFWHLLFRFHYLFNGGIYRIRHILQERGSCIRIESSPEISVEVDGELLGETPLEFSILHKAVRIVVGREFYDRQERGECPCEGK, encoded by the coding sequence TTGGAAGCCGACAAGGTCAAATGGTTCGTCATTGTCAATCCCGTGGCTGGAGGCGGCCGCGGGCTTGACCATTTTCCGCAGATATCGAAGCTCCTGCGCGACGCTCATATCGTCTGCGAACCGGTCTTCACGGAGCATAAGTTCCACGCCACGGAACTTACCGTGTCGGCCGTCAAGGAGGGTTACCGCAATATCATCGTCGTGGGCGGCGACGGCACGCTACACGAGGTGGTGAACGGACTTTTCATCCAGCAGGAGGTCTGTCCCGACGAGGTGCTGCTGGCGGTGATCGCCGTGGGAACGGGCAACGACTGGGTCCGCACGTTCGGTATTTCGAACCGCTATCAGGATGCCGTGAAGGCCATCGGCGAGGGCTACTCGTTCCTGCAGGACGTGGGCGTGGTGTCGTACGAGGAGTCGCACTACCGCCAGAGCCGCTATATGGCCAACGTAGCGGGCGCGGGTTTCGACGCGCGGATGGTGCGCAAGCTTTCGCACCTCAAGAAAAAGGGCCGCAAAAGCCGCTGGCGCTCCACGTGGTGTCTGGTCAAGAACTTCTTCCGCTACAAGTCGACGGGCGTGAAGGTGTGGGTCGACGACCGGCTGGTTTACAACAACCTGCTGTTCAGCATCGCCATCGGCATCTGTAAGTACAACGTCGGCGGCATGCAGCAGCTGCCCGACGCCGTGGCCGACGACGGTATGCTCGACGTGTCGCTGGTGCGTCCCGTGCATTTCTGGCACCTGCTGTTCCGCTTCCACTACCTGTTCAACGGCGGCATCTACCGCATCCGGCATATCCTGCAGGAGAGGGGGAGCTGTATCCGCATCGAGTCGTCGCCCGAAATTTCGGTCGAGGTGGACGGTGAGCTGCTGGGCGAGACGCCGCTCGAATTCTCGATTCTCCACAAGGCGGTCCGGATCGTCGTGGGCCGGGAGTTCTACGACCGGCAGGAGCGCGGCGAGTGCCCGTGCGAGGGCAAGTAG
- a CDS encoding nuclear transport factor 2 family protein, translated as MTPKEVLEKWIDRFNAADAVRLTELYAEDAVNHQVANKPVVGKTAIREMFANEFATAEMVCIVENIFEDGEWAIMEWKDQLGLRGCGFFHVKNDKIVFQRGYWDKLSFLKQYNLPVE; from the coding sequence ATGACGCCTAAAGAAGTTTTGGAAAAGTGGATAGACCGCTTTAATGCCGCCGATGCGGTCCGTCTTACGGAGCTGTATGCCGAAGATGCGGTAAACCATCAGGTTGCGAATAAACCGGTGGTAGGAAAAACGGCGATCCGTGAAATGTTTGCAAATGAATTTGCAACGGCTGAAATGGTTTGTATCGTAGAGAATATTTTTGAAGATGGAGAATGGGCGATAATGGAATGGAAAGATCAGCTCGGACTTCGCGGATGTGGATTTTTTCATGTGAAAAACGATAAAATCGTCTTTCAGAGAGGGTATTGGGATAAACTCTCGTTTTTGAAACAGTACAATCTTCCTGTTGAATAA
- a CDS encoding TonB-dependent receptor produces the protein MKRFLLPIAAVALCVAANTASAENPANAENPANAENPANAVITAAAETPAAVSLTAGVTNAATAADATRSAAFVTAAAVPPAKTSEAITAAAGPGRPEDSVRMYRLQEIEVTATRASGSTPVAYTDLSHEAIARNSYGFDIPSVLALTPSMIATNETGIGIGGTSMRLRGTDATRLNVTINGVSMNNPDSHSMYWYDTPDLISSVGTMQIQRGAGISTNGTGAFGGAVNMSTAPLETEFGGDVSLSYGSYNTNKQAVHVSSGLMGGHWTVDARLTRLSSDGYIRRGGTSLTSYMFQGGYYNGNTMLKLVSFGGKAKTNLSYNGATRDEMRLNGRRYNSSGMYSTSDAYSHRIWNSEDGEWQQVNFYDDETDNYLQINNQLILSQRLGDRWTLSATAFYTYGYGYYKQYKDDAKLFEYLFPDHLAYQTDDQGNFVTDGDGERIAVRRDLIREKLMRNHLGGLNAAAAYAADNLDLAFGGSWSYYSCPHWGELDWMQETDPADYRSKRWYDNDVDKQDANLFARANWTVARGLNLFADMQYRYVHYKAWGVNDNYDEASGGMQPIDVDETSHFFNPRAGVSYTLAKRHNFYFSFAVAQKEPTRSDFTDRYMFSGDDSYPSSEKLYDYELGYDYSSPRFSAGVNLYYMKYKDQLVHTGMVNDSSDALNVNVPDSYRRGIELTASWRVTGWFTAGANATFSQNRIENYVDALSNSPTYGQNLGERTISYSPSAMGSLFLDFHYRGFEAVLHTQAVGKQYFTNDENETLSLDRYCVTNLNLGYTFRTRAARSVRLGLQINNLFNAEYESNGYGYSYMDTWSEPTPRRIDMAYYFAQAPLNVLANVTVKF, from the coding sequence ATGAAAAGGTTTCTACTTCCCATCGCGGCCGTCGCGCTCTGCGTCGCCGCAAACACGGCGAGCGCCGAGAATCCGGCAAACGCCGAGAATCCGGCAAACGCCGAGAATCCGGCAAACGCCGTAATTACCGCTGCGGCCGAAACTCCGGCTGCCGTCTCCCTCACCGCAGGCGTAACGAACGCCGCAACCGCCGCAGACGCGACACGATCCGCGGCGTTTGTCACGGCAGCTGCCGTTCCCCCTGCAAAGACAAGCGAAGCGATCACGGCAGCCGCCGGGCCGGGCCGGCCCGAAGACTCCGTGCGCATGTACCGCCTGCAGGAGATCGAGGTGACCGCCACGCGCGCATCGGGCAGCACGCCGGTCGCCTATACCGACCTTTCGCACGAAGCGATCGCCCGCAACAGCTACGGATTCGACATTCCGTCGGTGCTGGCGCTGACTCCCTCGATGATCGCCACCAACGAAACGGGCATCGGCATCGGCGGCACGTCGATGCGCCTGCGCGGAACCGACGCCACACGGCTCAACGTCACCATCAACGGCGTCTCGATGAACAACCCCGACTCGCACTCGATGTACTGGTACGACACGCCCGACCTCATCTCGTCGGTCGGCACGATGCAGATCCAGCGCGGCGCGGGCATCTCGACCAACGGCACGGGCGCCTTCGGCGGCGCGGTCAATATGTCCACGGCCCCGCTCGAAACCGAGTTCGGCGGCGACGTCTCGCTCTCGTACGGATCGTACAACACCAACAAACAGGCCGTGCACGTCTCGTCGGGGCTGATGGGCGGCCATTGGACGGTGGACGCACGCCTGACGCGCCTCTCCTCGGACGGCTACATCCGCCGCGGAGGGACCTCCCTCACCTCCTACATGTTCCAAGGCGGCTATTACAACGGCAACACGATGCTCAAGCTGGTTTCGTTCGGCGGCAAGGCCAAAACCAACCTCAGCTACAACGGCGCCACGCGCGACGAGATGCGTCTCAATGGCCGCCGTTACAACAGCAGCGGCATGTACTCTACCTCGGACGCCTACTCCCACCGCATCTGGAACAGCGAGGACGGGGAGTGGCAGCAGGTGAACTTCTACGACGACGAGACCGACAACTACCTGCAGATCAACAACCAGCTGATCCTCAGCCAGCGGCTGGGCGACCGATGGACGCTGAGCGCCACGGCCTTCTACACCTACGGTTACGGCTACTACAAGCAGTACAAGGACGACGCCAAGCTCTTCGAATACCTCTTCCCCGACCATCTGGCCTACCAGACCGACGACCAAGGCAATTTCGTGACGGACGGCGACGGCGAACGCATCGCCGTGCGCAGGGACCTGATCCGCGAAAAACTCATGCGCAACCACTTGGGCGGCCTGAACGCTGCGGCGGCCTACGCCGCGGACAACCTCGACCTCGCCTTCGGCGGTTCGTGGAGCTATTACAGCTGTCCCCACTGGGGCGAGCTGGACTGGATGCAGGAGACCGATCCCGCCGACTACCGCAGCAAACGCTGGTACGACAACGACGTGGACAAGCAGGACGCCAACCTCTTCGCACGCGCCAACTGGACCGTAGCCCGCGGACTTAACCTCTTCGCCGACATGCAGTACCGCTACGTTCACTACAAGGCATGGGGCGTGAACGACAACTACGACGAAGCGAGCGGGGGCATGCAGCCCATCGACGTGGACGAGACATCCCACTTCTTCAACCCCCGCGCCGGCGTCAGCTACACGCTCGCCAAGCGTCACAACTTCTACTTCTCGTTCGCCGTGGCGCAGAAGGAGCCGACGCGCAGCGACTTCACGGACCGCTACATGTTCTCCGGCGACGACTCGTACCCCTCGTCCGAGAAACTCTACGACTACGAACTGGGCTATGACTACTCGTCGCCCCGTTTCAGCGCGGGCGTGAACCTATACTACATGAAGTACAAGGACCAGCTGGTGCATACGGGCATGGTCAACGACAGCTCCGACGCACTGAACGTCAACGTGCCCGACAGCTACCGCCGCGGCATCGAGCTGACGGCTTCGTGGCGCGTGACCGGATGGTTCACCGCCGGCGCCAACGCCACCTTCAGCCAGAACCGGATCGAGAACTATGTGGACGCACTCTCGAACAGCCCCACCTACGGGCAGAATCTGGGCGAGCGGACCATCTCCTACTCGCCGTCGGCCATGGGGTCGCTGTTTCTGGACTTCCATTACCGGGGCTTCGAAGCCGTGCTGCACACGCAGGCCGTAGGCAAACAGTACTTCACCAATGACGAGAACGAGACACTCTCGCTCGACCGCTACTGCGTCACCAACCTCAATCTGGGCTACACGTTCCGCACCCGCGCCGCCCGGAGCGTGCGGCTGGGCCTGCAGATCAACAACCTCTTCAACGCCGAGTACGAAAGCAACGGCTACGGCTATTCGTACATGGACACGTGGAGCGAGCCCACGCCCCGGCGCATCGACATGGCCTACTACTTCGCGCAGGCGCCCCTGAACGTGCTGGCCAACGTCACGGTGAAGTTCTGA
- a CDS encoding PhoH family protein, translating to MTDAVGKEILIEGADPRELYGPRNVYLDQMKSLHPQLRIVARGSSLKVLGSEAETRRFEERMEGLVAYYLKYGHISSQVIDQCFAGGIAAQEAPVDKDVIVYGNNGNIVRARTVNQLRLVKLYDRNDLLFAVGPAGSGKTYTAIALAVRALKEKQVRRIILTRPAVEAGEKLGFLPGDMKEKLDPYLQPLYDALNDMIPPAKLAKYLEEGTVQIAPLAYMRGRTLDNAFVILDEAQNTTLSQIKMFLTRMGRNAKFIVTGDVTQIDLPRKSDSGLVRTMEILREVEGIGIVEFDVRDIVRHPLVKHIVEAFDKCGTDLSKVEK from the coding sequence ATGACAGACGCAGTCGGAAAAGAGATACTCATCGAGGGCGCAGACCCCCGCGAGCTGTACGGGCCCCGGAATGTCTACCTCGATCAGATGAAATCGCTTCACCCCCAGCTCAGGATCGTCGCGCGGGGCTCTTCGCTCAAAGTCCTCGGTTCCGAAGCCGAGACGCGGCGTTTCGAGGAACGCATGGAGGGGCTGGTGGCCTATTATCTCAAATACGGACACATCTCGTCGCAGGTCATCGACCAGTGCTTTGCGGGCGGCATCGCTGCGCAGGAGGCCCCGGTCGACAAGGACGTGATCGTCTACGGCAACAACGGCAACATCGTCCGCGCCCGCACGGTCAACCAGCTCAGGCTGGTGAAACTTTATGACAGGAACGACCTGCTCTTCGCCGTGGGACCCGCCGGATCGGGCAAGACCTATACGGCCATTGCGCTGGCTGTGCGCGCCCTGAAGGAGAAGCAGGTGCGGCGCATCATCCTCACGCGCCCGGCAGTTGAAGCGGGCGAGAAGCTGGGTTTCCTGCCCGGTGACATGAAGGAGAAGCTGGACCCCTACCTGCAGCCGCTGTACGATGCGCTGAACGACATGATTCCGCCTGCCAAGTTGGCGAAGTATCTGGAGGAGGGCACGGTGCAGATCGCGCCGCTGGCCTACATGCGCGGCCGCACGCTCGACAACGCCTTCGTCATTCTGGACGAGGCGCAGAACACGACGCTCTCGCAGATCAAGATGTTCCTGACGCGCATGGGCCGCAACGCCAAGTTCATCGTCACGGGCGACGTGACGCAGATCGACCTGCCGCGCAAAAGCGACAGCGGGCTGGTGCGCACGATGGAGATTCTGCGCGAGGTGGAGGGCATCGGCATCGTCGAATTCGACGTGCGCGACATCGTGCGCCACCCATTGGTGAAGCATATCGTCGAGGCGTTCGACAAGTGCGGGACGGACCTGTCCAAAGTTGAAAAGTAA